A window of the Cannabis sativa cultivar Pink pepper isolate KNU-18-1 chromosome X, ASM2916894v1, whole genome shotgun sequence genome harbors these coding sequences:
- the LOC115720249 gene encoding nodulin homeobox isoform X1 yields MRYTKEEQPSSATQVIDLISAVNELHGLSSQELNKLLRDSENFIIHHVTEAGLDVKIEMEKLVGFLPLHLIAVLMSSSREEAVFRYLLSGLRLLHSLCELAPRHAKLEQILLDDVKLSEQLLDMVFYLLIVSGRVEQKNHDFGTLPLMHSALVACSLHLLTGFISSQWQDLVHVLLAHPKVDIFMDAAFGAVCAAIKFLESKLSSQNTLSCTTSSLTSEQVVNYLCQQCEASLQFLQSLCQQKLFRERLLRNKELCGKGGVLFVAQAILKLNATHFIEFPRVVAAVSRLKARMLSILVTLCEAESISYLDEVASTPGSLDLAKSVASEVLELLKAALGREPRHLSTCADRNYPMGFLQLNAMRLADVFSDDSNFRSYIRIYFTKVLTAIFSLPHGDFLSSWCSSELPLKEDDGSIEYDSFASAGWVLDVLSSTDLQNPTSLELTIVSNSMPQASYAHQRTSLFVKVIANLHCFVPNICEEQERNLFLNKFMECLQIDPSNALSGFSYTSDIPKAASVCRNLRSLLSHAESLTPNFLNDEDVQLLRVFYNQLQSSVISPENEENQVQERKCEESMSWDKFAKLNLSEHNQEAQSAGVCSPPLLRKEPPILSRSGNLKEEMSENSAYQDGEHKYSEHIQEGDTVREDKGKSSMSAFGGITEIDKDAQNVETSGSDTSSTRGKNVVDKMDNNEPKVGVLIKESGHGRNVEEKKIGTVHREEKQRRKRKRTIMNDKQVEMIENALEDAPDMHRMASLIQLWCDRLSYHGSEVTCSQLKNWLNNRKARLARTGKDVRASSEVDNSFPEKQGGPGPRSSASPGTPAEDASAQPNVARDQQVVTWSSNTGEISEASPMLAVAGHTESIQIEQGQHVVLVGTAGEEIAKGKVFQVHGKWYGKNLDELRTCVVDILELKVKRGTRLPHPSVSTGVSFEEAETRIGVMRVMWDSSRIFGSGSLSK; encoded by the exons ATGAGATATACCAAGGAAGAGCAACCTAGTAGTGCTACACAA GTAATTGACTTAATTTCAGCAGTGAATGAATTACACGGATTAAGTTCTCAGGAGCTTAATAAATTATTGAGGGACtctgaaaattttattattcaCCATGTTACTGAAGCAGGATTAGATGTGAAG aTCGAAATGGAAAAACTAGTGGGGTTTCTTCCTTTGCACCTTATTGCTGTGCTAATGTCATCAAGCAGGGAAGAAGCCGTGTTCAGATACTTGCTAAGTGGCCTCCGGCTCTTGCACTCTTTGTGTGAGTTAGCTCCTCGGCATGCTAAGCTTGAACAG ATTTTGCTAGATGATGTAAAATTGTCAGAGCAGCTTCTTGATATGGTGTTCTATTTGCTAATTGTTTCTGGCAGAGTTGAACAG AAAAACCATGATTTTGGTACACTGCCCCTTATGCATTCTGCTTTGGTGGCGTGCAGTCTACATCTGCTAACAGGATTTATATCTTCACAGTGGCAAGATCTCGTACATGTATTGCTTGCACATCCAAAG GTTGACATATTTATGGATGCAGCTTTTGGAGCAGTTTGTGCAGCCATTAAGTTTCTTGAGAGCAAGCTATCATCTCAGAATACTCTTTCTTGTACGACCTCAAGCTTGACTTCCGAACAAGTAGTGAATTATCTTTGCCAACAATGCGAGGCCTCATTACAGTTTCTTCAGTCTTTGTGCCAGCAAAAGCTATTTAGAGAGCGACTTCTCAGAAATAAG GAGTTGTGTGGAAAGGGTGGTGTTTTGTTTGTGGCTCAAGCAATCTTGAAGTTAAATGCTACACATTTTATAGAGTTTCCCAGAGTTGTTGCCGCTGTATCTAGGCTGAAAGCTAGAATGCTATCAATT TTGGTGACTCTGTGTGAAGCTGAAAGCATTTCCTACCTGGATGAAGTTGCCAGCACACCAGGTAGCTTGGATTTGGCGAAATCTGTCGCTTCAGAG GTTCTGGAGCTATTGAAGGCAGCTCTGGGTAGAGAACCCAGACATCTTTCTACATGTGCCGACAGAAATTACCCGATGGGATTTTTGCAACTCAACGCAATGCGCCTAGCTGATGTCTTCTCTGATGACTCAAATTTTCGATCTTATATCAGAATATACTTT ACTAAAGTGCTGACTGCAATATTTTCGCTTCCTCATGGGGATTTTCTATCCAGTTGGTGTTCTTCAGAACTCCCACTAAAGGAAGATGACGGTTCTATTGAATATGATTCATTTGCATCTGCTGGATGGGTTTTAGATGTACTTTCATCCACTGACCTACAAAATCCAACAAGTTTAGAATTAACCATAGTATCAAATAGTATGCCTCAGGCTTCTTATGCTCATCAGAGAACGTCATTATTTGTCAAAGTAATTGCAAATCTCCATTGTTTTGTTCCCAACATTTGTGAAG AACAGGAGAGGAACCTTTTTCTTAATAAATTCATGGAGTGCTTGCAAATTGATCCATCTAATGCATTGTCGGGTTTTTCCTATACTTCTGACATTCCTAAAGCTGCTTCTGTGTGCAGGAATTTGC GTTCTTTGTTAAGTCATGCAGAATCATTGACTCCTAACTTTTTGAACGATGAGGATGTACAGCTCTTGAG GGTGTTTTATAACCAACTGCAATCATCAGTTATTTCTCCTGAAAACGAAGAAAATCAAGTTCAA GAAAGGAAATGTGAGGAGTCAATGTCTTGGGATAAATTTGCAAAACTTAATCTAAGTGAGCACAATCAG GAGGCTCAGAGTGCAGGGGTATGCTCTCCACCTTTATTGAGGAAAGAGCCTCCAATACTTAGCAGAAGTGGTAACTTAAAGGAGGAAATGTCAGAGAATTCTGCTTACCAAGATGGCGAACATAAATACAGCGAACATATACAAGAGGGTGACACAGTAAGGGAAGACAAAGGTAAATCTAGCATGAGTGCATTTGGAGGCATAACGGAAATTGATAAAGATGCCCAGAATGTTGAAACAAGTGGTTCAGATACTAGCTCCACTAGAGGAAAAAATGTTGTGGATAAAATGGATAATAACGAACCAAAAGTTGGTGTTCTTATTAAAGAAAGTGGGCATGGAAGAAATGTAGAGGAGAAAAAGATTGGAACTGTTCATCGTGAAGAAAAGCAGCGGAGAAAACGGAAGCGAACTATAATGAATGATAAACAGGTGGAAATGATCGAAAATGCTCTTGAAGATGCTCCTGATATGCACCGAATGGCATCTTTAATTCAGTTGTGGTGTGATAGATTAAGTTATCAT GGTTCTGAAGTTACATGTTCGCAGCTAAAAAATTG GCTGAACAACAGAAAAGCTAGGCTTGCTCGGACGGGCAAGGATGTTCGTGCATCATCAGAGGTTGATAATTCTTTCCCAGAGAAGCAAGGTGGCCCGGGACCAAGGTCTAGTGCCTCACCTGGAACTCCTGCCGAAGATGCTTCTGCCCAACCCAATGTGGCTAGAGATCAACAGGTAGTGACATGGAGTAGCAATACAGGTGAGATATCCGAGGCTTCCCCAATGTTAGCTGTTGCCGGTCATACAGAATCCATTCAGATCGAACAAGGTCAACATGTTGTTCTCGTGGGCACAGCTGGAGAGGAGATAGCCAAAGGAAAGGTATTCCAGGTTCATGGAAAATGGTATGGAAAGAACTTAGATGAACTAAGGACATGTGTTGTAGACATATTGGAACTTAAAGTTAAGAGAGGGACGAGGCTTCCACACCCGTCTGTATCAACCGGTGTATCGTTTGAGGAGGCTGAAACAAGAATTGGTGTAATGAGAGTGATGTGggattcatcaagaatatttGGGTCGGGTTCGTTAAGTAAATGA
- the LOC115720249 gene encoding nodulin homeobox isoform X2, with translation MRYTKEEQPSSATQVIDLISAVNELHGLSSQELNKLLRDSENFIIHHVTEAGLDVKIEMEKLVGFLPLHLIAVLMSSSREEAVFRYLLSGLRLLHSLCELAPRHAKLEQILLDDVKLSEQLLDMVFYLLIVSGRVEQKNHDFGTLPLMHSALVACSLHLLTGFISSQWQDLVHVLLAHPKVDIFMDAAFGAVCAAIKFLESKLSSQNTLSCTTSSLTSEQVVNYLCQQCEASLQFLQSLCQQKLFRERLLRNKELCGKGGVLFVAQAILKLNATHFIEFPRVVAAVSRLKARMLSILVTLCEAESISYLDEVASTPGSLDLAKSVASEVLELLKAALGREPRHLSTCADRNYPMGFLQLNAMRLADVFSDDSNFRSYIRIYFTKVLTAIFSLPHGDFLSSWCSSELPLKEDDGSIEYDSFASAGWVLDVLSSTDLQNPTSLELTIVSNSMPQASYAHQRTSLFVKVIANLHCFVPNICEEQERNLFLNKFMECLQIDPSNALSGFSYTSDIPKAASVCRNLRSLLSHAESLTPNFLNDEDVQLLRVFYNQLQSSVISPENEENQVQERKCEESMSWDKFAKLNLSEHNQAQSAGVCSPPLLRKEPPILSRSGNLKEEMSENSAYQDGEHKYSEHIQEGDTVREDKGKSSMSAFGGITEIDKDAQNVETSGSDTSSTRGKNVVDKMDNNEPKVGVLIKESGHGRNVEEKKIGTVHREEKQRRKRKRTIMNDKQVEMIENALEDAPDMHRMASLIQLWCDRLSYHGSEVTCSQLKNWLNNRKARLARTGKDVRASSEVDNSFPEKQGGPGPRSSASPGTPAEDASAQPNVARDQQVVTWSSNTGEISEASPMLAVAGHTESIQIEQGQHVVLVGTAGEEIAKGKVFQVHGKWYGKNLDELRTCVVDILELKVKRGTRLPHPSVSTGVSFEEAETRIGVMRVMWDSSRIFGSGSLSK, from the exons ATGAGATATACCAAGGAAGAGCAACCTAGTAGTGCTACACAA GTAATTGACTTAATTTCAGCAGTGAATGAATTACACGGATTAAGTTCTCAGGAGCTTAATAAATTATTGAGGGACtctgaaaattttattattcaCCATGTTACTGAAGCAGGATTAGATGTGAAG aTCGAAATGGAAAAACTAGTGGGGTTTCTTCCTTTGCACCTTATTGCTGTGCTAATGTCATCAAGCAGGGAAGAAGCCGTGTTCAGATACTTGCTAAGTGGCCTCCGGCTCTTGCACTCTTTGTGTGAGTTAGCTCCTCGGCATGCTAAGCTTGAACAG ATTTTGCTAGATGATGTAAAATTGTCAGAGCAGCTTCTTGATATGGTGTTCTATTTGCTAATTGTTTCTGGCAGAGTTGAACAG AAAAACCATGATTTTGGTACACTGCCCCTTATGCATTCTGCTTTGGTGGCGTGCAGTCTACATCTGCTAACAGGATTTATATCTTCACAGTGGCAAGATCTCGTACATGTATTGCTTGCACATCCAAAG GTTGACATATTTATGGATGCAGCTTTTGGAGCAGTTTGTGCAGCCATTAAGTTTCTTGAGAGCAAGCTATCATCTCAGAATACTCTTTCTTGTACGACCTCAAGCTTGACTTCCGAACAAGTAGTGAATTATCTTTGCCAACAATGCGAGGCCTCATTACAGTTTCTTCAGTCTTTGTGCCAGCAAAAGCTATTTAGAGAGCGACTTCTCAGAAATAAG GAGTTGTGTGGAAAGGGTGGTGTTTTGTTTGTGGCTCAAGCAATCTTGAAGTTAAATGCTACACATTTTATAGAGTTTCCCAGAGTTGTTGCCGCTGTATCTAGGCTGAAAGCTAGAATGCTATCAATT TTGGTGACTCTGTGTGAAGCTGAAAGCATTTCCTACCTGGATGAAGTTGCCAGCACACCAGGTAGCTTGGATTTGGCGAAATCTGTCGCTTCAGAG GTTCTGGAGCTATTGAAGGCAGCTCTGGGTAGAGAACCCAGACATCTTTCTACATGTGCCGACAGAAATTACCCGATGGGATTTTTGCAACTCAACGCAATGCGCCTAGCTGATGTCTTCTCTGATGACTCAAATTTTCGATCTTATATCAGAATATACTTT ACTAAAGTGCTGACTGCAATATTTTCGCTTCCTCATGGGGATTTTCTATCCAGTTGGTGTTCTTCAGAACTCCCACTAAAGGAAGATGACGGTTCTATTGAATATGATTCATTTGCATCTGCTGGATGGGTTTTAGATGTACTTTCATCCACTGACCTACAAAATCCAACAAGTTTAGAATTAACCATAGTATCAAATAGTATGCCTCAGGCTTCTTATGCTCATCAGAGAACGTCATTATTTGTCAAAGTAATTGCAAATCTCCATTGTTTTGTTCCCAACATTTGTGAAG AACAGGAGAGGAACCTTTTTCTTAATAAATTCATGGAGTGCTTGCAAATTGATCCATCTAATGCATTGTCGGGTTTTTCCTATACTTCTGACATTCCTAAAGCTGCTTCTGTGTGCAGGAATTTGC GTTCTTTGTTAAGTCATGCAGAATCATTGACTCCTAACTTTTTGAACGATGAGGATGTACAGCTCTTGAG GGTGTTTTATAACCAACTGCAATCATCAGTTATTTCTCCTGAAAACGAAGAAAATCAAGTTCAA GAAAGGAAATGTGAGGAGTCAATGTCTTGGGATAAATTTGCAAAACTTAATCTAAGTGAGCACAATCAG GCTCAGAGTGCAGGGGTATGCTCTCCACCTTTATTGAGGAAAGAGCCTCCAATACTTAGCAGAAGTGGTAACTTAAAGGAGGAAATGTCAGAGAATTCTGCTTACCAAGATGGCGAACATAAATACAGCGAACATATACAAGAGGGTGACACAGTAAGGGAAGACAAAGGTAAATCTAGCATGAGTGCATTTGGAGGCATAACGGAAATTGATAAAGATGCCCAGAATGTTGAAACAAGTGGTTCAGATACTAGCTCCACTAGAGGAAAAAATGTTGTGGATAAAATGGATAATAACGAACCAAAAGTTGGTGTTCTTATTAAAGAAAGTGGGCATGGAAGAAATGTAGAGGAGAAAAAGATTGGAACTGTTCATCGTGAAGAAAAGCAGCGGAGAAAACGGAAGCGAACTATAATGAATGATAAACAGGTGGAAATGATCGAAAATGCTCTTGAAGATGCTCCTGATATGCACCGAATGGCATCTTTAATTCAGTTGTGGTGTGATAGATTAAGTTATCAT GGTTCTGAAGTTACATGTTCGCAGCTAAAAAATTG GCTGAACAACAGAAAAGCTAGGCTTGCTCGGACGGGCAAGGATGTTCGTGCATCATCAGAGGTTGATAATTCTTTCCCAGAGAAGCAAGGTGGCCCGGGACCAAGGTCTAGTGCCTCACCTGGAACTCCTGCCGAAGATGCTTCTGCCCAACCCAATGTGGCTAGAGATCAACAGGTAGTGACATGGAGTAGCAATACAGGTGAGATATCCGAGGCTTCCCCAATGTTAGCTGTTGCCGGTCATACAGAATCCATTCAGATCGAACAAGGTCAACATGTTGTTCTCGTGGGCACAGCTGGAGAGGAGATAGCCAAAGGAAAGGTATTCCAGGTTCATGGAAAATGGTATGGAAAGAACTTAGATGAACTAAGGACATGTGTTGTAGACATATTGGAACTTAAAGTTAAGAGAGGGACGAGGCTTCCACACCCGTCTGTATCAACCGGTGTATCGTTTGAGGAGGCTGAAACAAGAATTGGTGTAATGAGAGTGATGTGggattcatcaagaatatttGGGTCGGGTTCGTTAAGTAAATGA